CAGCCGCGGCCCGCCTCGACGCCCAGTGTCTCGCCCTCGACGCCATCGCCCGCCGCGCCATCACGAGCGACGACGACTGGCAGGGCGGCGACTACTACGGCGGCGCCAGACCCACGGACGGCCTCGCACTCGCCCGACAGATCGGGCACGTCATGTACCTCTCGAAGACGTCGATGGGCGAGCGGTTCGGCCGCCGGGCGGCCGGCCGCGACGCCGTACGCTCCTTCCCCGCCGACCGCGCCGCGGGCTATTTCCCCTATCGGGAGGTGGAGTCGTATCTCGACTACCAGGCGGAGAAGTTCGTCGACCGGTTCGACCCCAACACCTACCTCTATCTCACCCGCGCGATGGACGACTACGACCTGAGCGAGGGGTACGAGGGGGACGCGGACGCGCTCGCGGCCTACGAGGGCGAGGCGCTGCTCATGTCCTTCACCGGCGACTGGCACTTCACGGTCGCGCAGTCGGAGTCGCTGGCGGAGGCGTGTCGGGCGGCGAGCGTCCCCGTCGCCCACCACGTCGTCGAGTCCGACCACGGCCACGACGCCTTCCTCGTCGAACCGGAGAAGGTGGGACCGCCGCTCCGGGACTTCCTCGCGGACGGGCTGGCGGGACGGGCCGTCCACGACACCGCCGAGGAGGACGAGGGAGACGAGGAGGCGGACTTCGCGCCCGTCCACAACTCGCTGTTCGGCGGGTAGCGCACCTGTTCGGCCGTCACAGTGGGTCGAAAAACGGATTATCACCGAACAGCGGCGCTTGGCGGTCTCCGATCGGATCGGATATTCTTCGATGGAAATTAATGTAAAACAGATGTAAGATTAACGCGATATGAGCCCTGTTCTCACAGTCCAATACCACAATAATTAATGCGGGTGAATCGACCCAGTTTGGACTGGAATGTCCGACCGTAGCGTACGGCGACGGCGGTTCGTCAAGGCAGCAGGTACCGCAGGTATCGTTGGTCTCGCCGGTTGTTCCGGTGGGGGCGGCGGTGGCGACGGAGGCGGTGGCGGTGGCGACGGGGGCGGTGGCGGTGGCGACGGGGGCGGTGGCGGTGGCGGCGATTCCATTCTCGTCGGCACCCTCGCCCCGTTCAGCCAGGGCCTCGGCTGGGTTGGCGGGAACGCCGCCCGTGGCCGCGACGTCGCCCTCGCCGACATCAACGACGCCGGCGTCGTCGGTAGCGAGGTCGAGATCAACGAACAGGACACGGAGACGACCCCGCAGGCGGCCGTTTCCGGGTTCACCACGCTGGACGAGGCCGGCGTCGTAGCCATGCTCGGCCCGTCGAGTACCGTGATGCCGAACCTGTTCCAGCCGATCAAGGACGCGAGCCTCCCGACGCTCTCCGTCTCCGCGGGGACGACCCAGATGGACGACGTCGGCGGCCCCGGCGAATACCTGTGGCGGACGGTGCCGAGCGACTCCATCGCCGGACGCGCTCAGGGACAGTACGCCCTCGACAACGACTACACCAAGATGGCGGTCACGTACAAGGACGACAAGGGCTCCCAGAGCTTCTCGGCGTCGGTGGCCGACTACTTCACTGGCCAGGGCGGTGAGCAGGTTGCTGACGTGGCCCTCGGTATCAATTCCGACTCTTACCGCAGTGAGATCCAGGAAATCGCCGACTCCGGTGCCGACGTCATCTCCATGACCGCCGGGACCGAGGTGTCCGCGCTGTTCATGCGCAACTACCTGGAGGCCGGTCTCGACATCCCCATCTTCATCGGGAACGACGTCATCACCCAGAGCTTCATCGAACGGATCGGCGCCGACGCGATGGCCGAGGCACCGATCTTCGGGCAGGCTCCCGCCCCCGGTCCGGCCTACGACCAGTTCCAGCAGGCCCATCAGGACATGCACGGCGAGGCACCCGGCACCTTCTCGGCGGCCGGCTACGACGCGATGAACCTCATCGCGCTAGCGGCCCAGCGCGCCGGCGAGGCAACCCGTCAGGCCATCACGGACAACGTCAACTCGGTGGCCCGTCCCGAAGGCACCAAGGTGTCGACGTTCTCGGAGGGGAAAGAAGAACTCGAAGCCGGTAACGAAATCAACTACCAGGGCGCCTCGAACCCGCAGGACTTCGACGACGACGGCGACCCAGTCGGGCCGTTCTCCGTCCTCGAAGTCACCGGCGGCGAGTGGACCGAGCTGACGACGTTCTCGGCCGAAGAGCTGACCGCCTGACGACCGTCTGCGACGCTCGCAGACGACACATCAACTCCAATATTCAACATATGCACCACACCGAACTATGGCACTCGTAGACCTCCTGCTGGTCGTCGGCATCATCGCCGGCGTCTACTCGCTGCTGGCGATCGGCATGAACATGCACTGGGGCGACACCGGTCTGTTGAACTTCGCGCACGCGGCCTTCTTCGCGGTCGGTGCGTACACGTCCGCGATACTCACGACGCCGCCGGCGACGGGCGATCTGGCGACGCGGGTCGTCGGGTTCGACTTCCCCATCCTCGTCGGGCTG
This window of the Haloplanus rubicundus genome carries:
- the metX gene encoding homoserine O-acetyltransferase MetX, translated to MTSVESGTRSLGEFTFECGESIDDLEVAYEAYGDFEPQGEGSNAVLVCHALTGSQNVASEGVPGTSGQARAWWNDIVGPGKAIDTTQYYVVCANVPGSCYGSSGPPAENPETGEPWGTDFPPVTIGDWTRAQRRLLDELGVGRLHAVVGGSAGGMNVLDWAVQYPDDVARIVPVAAAARLDAQCLALDAIARRAITSDDDWQGGDYYGGARPTDGLALARQIGHVMYLSKTSMGERFGRRAAGRDAVRSFPADRAAGYFPYREVESYLDYQAEKFVDRFDPNTYLYLTRAMDDYDLSEGYEGDADALAAYEGEALLMSFTGDWHFTVAQSESLAEACRAASVPVAHHVVESDHGHDAFLVEPEKVGPPLRDFLADGLAGRAVHDTAEEDEGDEEADFAPVHNSLFGG
- a CDS encoding ABC transporter substrate-binding protein, whose product is MSDRSVRRRRFVKAAGTAGIVGLAGCSGGGGGGDGGGGGGDGGGGGGDGGGGGGGDSILVGTLAPFSQGLGWVGGNAARGRDVALADINDAGVVGSEVEINEQDTETTPQAAVSGFTTLDEAGVVAMLGPSSTVMPNLFQPIKDASLPTLSVSAGTTQMDDVGGPGEYLWRTVPSDSIAGRAQGQYALDNDYTKMAVTYKDDKGSQSFSASVADYFTGQGGEQVADVALGINSDSYRSEIQEIADSGADVISMTAGTEVSALFMRNYLEAGLDIPIFIGNDVITQSFIERIGADAMAEAPIFGQAPAPGPAYDQFQQAHQDMHGEAPGTFSAAGYDAMNLIALAAQRAGEATRQAITDNVNSVARPEGTKVSTFSEGKEELEAGNEINYQGASNPQDFDDDGDPVGPFSVLEVTGGEWTELTTFSAEELTA